The segment ATGCAATTGTTCACCCACCTGCAGTGGTGGTCGAAGTCCTGAGcgagagggagagggggcagcATTCTGGACACCAGAAGAGGACAGGTCAAGCTCCCCGGGCCAGGCCGACAGCCAGCCGTGGGGCCCTTGGGCATCTAGTGTCAGTCAGCCCTGGGGTAGGACAGGGGTGCCTTTCCTTCCCCTGGCCTGACCAGGCTCAGCATAGATGTGGATGCTCCTGGGCGTGTCAGCACCTGGGTTGGAAGGGGCCAGCCTCCCAGGACCAGtgcaggcagggaggcagtgagCTGCATGAGTGACCAAGAGCGGCTGGGAGTTACTGCCACCCTTGGCCTTAGCAGTCCCGGAAGTGGTTTGAGGTCTGCTACTGGTCCCCTCTGCAAGTGGGCCTCCTGGTGCCAGGCAGGTGCAGAGCGGGTGGGGGTGTGGGCCAGAAGGGGGCAGATGAGAGGGGCGCTCACCTCCACACAGATGTTGCACCAGGGGCAGTGGTAGGTCCGCGGCGGGCGGTGGAAGCAGCACTGTGGGCACCACTGCAGGCGGAAGGCTATGTGCTTCGCCCAAACCACACGCACCGTCCTGGGGCACTGTTCATTGGAGCCTGGCATGGGAAGAGGATTGGGCAGCAGCAGGAGCCCTTCATCACACTGCTGCGGCCGGGGTGAGGGCAGCCCCACAGCATCGCTGGCCTAGGCAAGGAGGTGTGCAGGGGAATCCTAGTCCGCACTGAGGAAGCTGACCAAACTCAGAGAGGATGGCAGTCCAAGGGAAGGTAGACTTCCAGCCAGAGGACTTCTGTGAGAACGCAGGCCTTTGGAACTGTGATTGATGTAAGGAGTGTGTGCAGTGGGAAGGAAGAATACACAACcgagtggttgccaagagctggcttctcttcccagcctgccctggccctgcctccaAGGCAATTGGAAAGCCTCCAGAATGCTGTTGTACCACATCTCGGTGGCTTGGGAAATGAAGCAACAGAAGCAGGGCCCAAGCGAAGGGGATGTGGGGTGACGGGGTCTTGAGGCCCGAGGAGGGGACAAGGGAGAAGCACTTTAGGAATCATCCCTGCATGCAGGACCCTTTAGGGTGCTACCTCCTTCTCCCAGGGGCCCGAGAGCTCACCTTGGTGCAAGATACCAGGGTCGGAGATGTTTAGAAACATGAGAATGCCGAAGGTGAGGACGAAGAGGGGTCCTGTGACAGTGGGAAaggcccactccccattctgggcCAGCCATCTGCAACTGAGACCAGAGCAGGACTCAGCGCTGATCCTGGAGTCCCAAAGCTCCCCGGGGGACTCACTCCACCTGGTCAGGACTCACAGACCTCAAAGCCTGCTCTAAATAGCCAGGGCAGTGACAGACCCAGAGAGGCTCCACCAAATGTCACCCAATACTCCTAGCCACCAACAGCTCCCAAAGGCACCAAGCACTctatgcctctgtgcctttgcacattgGTTCCCACTGCCTAGAATATCCTCCCTTCCCTGACACCTCTTCTGCACTTCCCCTGTCCGGACTCTCATGATCTGTCTTCCTTTCTGACTCTCTGTAAGAAACCTGCCGGCTTGTGTGGGAGACTCACGGGAAACCAAAGAAGAGTCCGCTGACAGCGACCAGCAGGACTCCACTGAAGGCAGCGAGCAGACTCGGGACGAGCCAGGGAATTGGGACCTGAGGCGGGGGATGGCGCCCCTTCGTGAGGGGCATGCCATCCTCCCAGAGCCGCATGGCCGGACCTCTGGTGCCCACAGGCTCCCTCCCTGATACTGGCTCCGAGAGCCCTATGTTCCCAGCAATCGCTGAGGCCATAGTGAGCTCAGAAGCCACAGCCCAGGGTGGAAGGCAAGAAGTCCCAGTGTGACATCACAGAGGATGAGGAGAATGTGGACTAGGGGCTCTGCAGCCTGTGACTGTCACTTC is part of the Diceros bicornis minor isolate mBicDic1 chromosome 15, mDicBic1.mat.cur, whole genome shotgun sequence genome and harbors:
- the LOC131415083 gene encoding palmitoyltransferase ZDHHC19-like: MRLWEDGMPLTKGRHPPPQVPIPWLVPSLLAAFSGVLLVAVSGLFFGFPWLAQNGEWAFPTVTGPLFVLTFGILMFLNISDPGILHQGELSGPWEKEASDAVGLPSPRPQQCDEGLLLLPNPLPMPGSNEQCPRTVRVVWAKHIAFRLQWCPQCCFHRPPRTYHCPWCNICVEDFDHHCRWVNNCIGHRNLGLFILLLLCLCLYLGSMLVTCMVFLLRTTHLPFSIDKVIAYPPGCRVHLGSSGQGGDSRRAGSRGRASGGRG